From Bradyrhizobium sp. sBnM-33:
GTGTGAAACCGTTGCCGGGGAGGGCTCGGCGTTGGCGGCAGTGGGCTTGTCCGCGGCGGGCGTACTTGCCACTGGTGCGACGCTTGGCGACGGCGGCTTTTGGGCGGCCTGCGGTTCCGCATTTGCAACGGGCGCCGAAGCCTGCGCGGAACCGTGGCGGGCGATGGCCCCGGTGACGGATTCGAGCCCCTGTTCCAGGCTGGTGACACGGGAATACAGCCGGTCGCGGTCGCCGTTCAGCGTATCGATCGCGGCGGCGAGCCGCCGCGCCTCATTCTGGGTTTCCCTGGCCACGAGCTGAATTTGCTGCGCCTGCCGGGTGATATCGGCGGCGGCGACCTGTTCGCGCTTCAATCCAAAGGATGACTGGTTGGCCATTACGGCCAGAATCACCGCAGCCGTGGCGCCGACACCCCAGGATCCGATCCGCCACAGCGCGCGGCGGTCGAGCTCATCTTCGTCGGCCAACAGGTTGCTCAGCACGCCGCCGCTGTCATCCGCCTCGAAGTCTGCGAGATGGTCTGGTTTCCTGGCCAAGCGCCCCTGGCCCTCCTCAAGGCCCGCCGAATCACAGGGCAAACATTAACAGGAAAAGCGACGCCCACTTGTTTCAGGACGTTTTCGGGGCGGCGAATCGGTTTGATCTCCGGGGGAAAACAATTAAAGACGGCCGGCAACCTAGTTCGCCTGAGGACCAGAATGACCGCTCGATCCAGCCTGACTGTCGTGCTCGCGGCCGGTGAGGGCACGCGCATGCGATCCTCGCTGCCGAAGGTGCTGCACCAGGTCGCCGGCCAGTCGCTGCTGGCGCATGTGCTGGATGCGGCCCCGCACGGCGCGGGCGCCTCGCTCGCGGTCGTGATCGGGCCGGACCACAAGGCGGTCACTGAGGAGGTCAAGCGCGTCCGCGCGGATGCGGCGACCTTCGTTCAGGCCGAGCGCCTCGGCACCGCGCATGCCGTTCTGGCCGCCCGCGACGCCATTGCGCGTGGTGCCGACGATTTGCTGGTGGTGTTCGGCGATACGCCGCTGATTTCGCCAGAGACCTTCGCCCGGCTGCGCGCGCCGCTGCAAGAAGGCGCGGCGCTCGCCGTGCTCGGCTTCCGCGCCGCCGATCCGACCGGTTACGGCCGGTTGCTGCTTCAGGGCGATCGGCTGATGGCGATCCGCGAACATGCCGACGCGACGGACGAAGAGCGCAAGGTCACGCTGTGCAATGCCGGCGTGATGGCGTTCGACGGCCACAGAGCGCTCGAAATCCTCGACCGGATCGGCAATGCCAACAGCAAGGGCGAATATTATCTGGTCGATGCCGTAGCAATTGTCAGGGAAATGGGATTGGAGGCCGTCGTGATCGAAACCAGCGAGGACGAAGTGCGCGGCATCAACAACAAGGCCCAGCTCGCGGAGGCCGAAGCGGTGCTGCAGGCGCGGCTGCGCCAGGCGGCGCTCGATGCCGGCGTGACGCTGATCGCGCCGGAGACGGTTTATCTCGCCGCCGATACCAAGTTCGGCAGCGACGTCACCATCGAGCCGTTCGTGGTGATTGGCCCCGGCGTCACCATCGCCGACGGCGCGGTGATCCATTCATTCTCGCATATCGTGCAGACCTCGATCGGCAGACACGCCTCCATCGGTCCCTATGCGCGCCTGCGCCCAGGCACTTCGCTCGGCGATGGCGTTCGGATCGGCAATTTCGTCGAGACAAAGGCCGCGACGATTGAGGCGGGCGCCAAGGTCAACCATCTCTCCTATGTCGGCGACGCCCATGTCGGCGCCAATTCCAACCTCGGCGCCGGCACCATCACCTGCAACTATGACGGCTTCTTCAAGCACAAGACGCTGATCGGCGAGGGCGCGTTCGTCGGCACCAATTCATCGCTGGTGGCGCCGGTGAAGATCGGCAAGGGCGCCTATATCGGCTCGGGCTCCGTCATCACCAAGGATGTGCCCGACGACGCGATGGCCGTGGAGCGCAGCCCGCAAAGCAACCGCGAAGGTGGCGCCGCGCGCTACCGCGAAATGAAGATGCGGGCGAAGGCTAAGAAAGAGGGTTAAGCGCGGGCTTGTTAAGCTTTCCGCTTAAGACTGTCTCAATCGGCAATAAGGTTTTCGGTCGAAAATGCCGTGAATGGCCCGGCACATTGCGGACACTCGCGAAGCCCGCCGCAATGCCATCGCAGCACGATTTAGCAATTTGGCTACCAATTGGTGGCAGCATTCCGTCCATTGCAGACAGGTCGCGATCGGCGACAGCGAATTCCGAAAGGCTCTAACCCGACCAGCCCGGTTGGCGGTCTCTTTCCTTTGGAGAGGCCCACTATGTTCAAAGGCTTTGTAATGGCAGCCTTGATGCTGCTTGGTGCGTCGCAGCTAGACCAGTATCTCACCCACGGTCGGTATACCGACGCCTCCATATCGATGCTGAGGCAGATCAGGCACTCGTTCGGTATTTGACCTGCAACCCGGCTGGCGTTGGCTGAATTGCAACCGCCCGTTAGAGCATGATGAAATCGGATTTGATTGCGACCACGAAGAAGGTGCGCTCCCTCTCCCGCTTGCGGGGGAGGCATAGGCGGCCCATGGCCGCCGTTCTTTAGTAGAACGCCGATGCGGAGCATCGGCTATGGGTGGGGGGTGTCTCCGCGGGCGACACTGCCCGAGTGGAGAGAGCCCCCACCCGGCGCTTCGCGCCGACCTAAGAGCGAGCTTCGCTCGTCTCGACCCCCCGCAAGCGGGAGAGGTGAAGTGCCTCTGCGGCCAAATCATGCAAAAGCCCGGCAGCCATTTCGGACTGCCGGGCCAAACGCAAATACTAGGTGAACTCAATGCCGCGCCGCTGCAATGCGGCTATTCTGATGCGGATTTCGGGACCGTCTATCCGGAAGAGTACGGGCGCGCACTTTTCGTCCTGTTGGAACCGAACCCTCGCACCTTTGCGGGGCCGGCGCACCTTGCATACCGGCAGAGCGCGGGGTCGCACCGGAGCTAGAGGATTTTATTACAGACGATTTTTTATCCGGTGGGCCGCAGAGCAATCTGCGGCCATTTGCTTTCTGAACCCAGAGCTGGAAGCCGCCCGCGATATCCGCGCCGCATAGTGCGCGGTCGTGTTCAGAGAGGAGTCGTGAGAGAGGAGCCGACCCGAACGGACGTGACTTAACCTCTGAGCTTCGTCTCGTCTTCTAACTCCCGAAGTCGATCGATTTGCATTTTGAAGTTCGCGGGTATCTCTCGATCTTCCCTTATCGACGCTCGTAGTCTTTCGCCAATCTTTTGAACGATCGCGCGACTGTGTCAGGAGTCGATCTCAACAGTGTTTCGCATAACAGTTCTCCAGCGCGCACGACCCAACGACGCCCGACAGTAATATCGAGGGCCTTCTTCCTGCTTGCAGATAAGACGGAGACCGTCGCCTTTGGCTATCTTGCGCGAGCGCTTGTTCTTGAACAGCGGGTCCGAAGACCTTTGGCTATCCGCGACATGCGCCGTTCATTGACGGCGGGCGACGGCCTCACATCAACAATTCCGCGATGAGGACTTTCGTTCCGGTTCCATTAACGGCTGTTCAGCTTTCCCTGAATCGGAACTTTTGAGACGACAGAATTCTTTGAAATAGTCGGGTGCCCACCGCCGGGGCACCGACCTGAACGGTCCCAGCCC
This genomic window contains:
- the glmU gene encoding bifunctional UDP-N-acetylglucosamine diphosphorylase/glucosamine-1-phosphate N-acetyltransferase GlmU — its product is MTARSSLTVVLAAGEGTRMRSSLPKVLHQVAGQSLLAHVLDAAPHGAGASLAVVIGPDHKAVTEEVKRVRADAATFVQAERLGTAHAVLAARDAIARGADDLLVVFGDTPLISPETFARLRAPLQEGAALAVLGFRAADPTGYGRLLLQGDRLMAIREHADATDEERKVTLCNAGVMAFDGHRALEILDRIGNANSKGEYYLVDAVAIVREMGLEAVVIETSEDEVRGINNKAQLAEAEAVLQARLRQAALDAGVTLIAPETVYLAADTKFGSDVTIEPFVVIGPGVTIADGAVIHSFSHIVQTSIGRHASIGPYARLRPGTSLGDGVRIGNFVETKAATIEAGAKVNHLSYVGDAHVGANSNLGAGTITCNYDGFFKHKTLIGEGAFVGTNSSLVAPVKIGKGAYIGSGSVITKDVPDDAMAVERSPQSNREGGAARYREMKMRAKAKKEG